One part of the Deltaproteobacteria bacterium genome encodes these proteins:
- the rny gene encoding ribonuclease Y, with protein MGWPVASTTLLFLVVAGGLGLLAGFYLRKIILESRIKSVESLAKKMLDEARKEADGIRKEASLQAKDQLYQLKVDFDKEARERRLELNILEKRLLQKEEHLERKTATLDSKDSELAKREKAVAKIEKALQDQENRYQQLIQEQKNQLERLAGISSEEARSLLLQALEREVRSDAARLVKRIEAEARELADKKAKEIIALAIKRYAGDYVAEQTVSVVNLPNEEMKGRIIGREGRNIRAIEAATGIDVIIDDTPEAVILSGFNPVRREVARLSLERLIFDGRIHPARIEEIVEKVTQEMEVNVREAGEEAAFDVGVHGLHPELIKLLGKLKYRTSFAQNVLQHSKEVAFLCGIMAAELGVNVKQAKRAGLLHDVGKAVDHEIEGPHALIGAELAKRYGESAKVVHAIAAHHEDTPPESLLAVLVQAADTLSGARPGARREMLESYVKRLEDLEKIARSFNGVSKTYAIQAGREVRLIVDSDQLSDEEAVLLSREVAKEIEKKLTYPGQIKVTVIRETRAVEYAR; from the coding sequence ATGGGTTGGCCGGTGGCATCGACCACACTGCTCTTTTTAGTAGTGGCTGGAGGCTTGGGTCTGCTGGCCGGCTTCTACCTCCGCAAAATTATCCTGGAATCCCGGATCAAATCTGTGGAGAGCCTGGCTAAAAAAATGTTGGACGAGGCCAGGAAAGAGGCCGATGGTATTCGGAAGGAAGCCAGTCTTCAGGCAAAAGACCAGCTTTACCAATTAAAAGTTGATTTCGACAAGGAGGCTCGGGAACGTCGACTGGAACTTAATATCTTGGAAAAGCGGCTTCTGCAAAAGGAAGAGCACCTGGAACGCAAAACCGCTACCCTGGACAGCAAAGACTCAGAATTGGCCAAGCGAGAAAAAGCGGTGGCCAAAATCGAGAAGGCGCTCCAGGACCAGGAGAACCGATATCAACAATTAATTCAGGAACAAAAAAACCAGTTGGAGCGGCTGGCCGGCATCAGTTCGGAAGAGGCCCGCAGTCTTTTACTTCAGGCTTTGGAACGGGAAGTGCGCAGCGATGCCGCTCGCCTAGTCAAAAGAATCGAGGCTGAGGCCCGGGAACTGGCGGATAAAAAAGCCAAAGAGATTATTGCCTTGGCCATTAAACGCTATGCCGGTGATTATGTGGCCGAACAGACGGTGTCGGTGGTGAATCTGCCCAATGAGGAAATGAAAGGACGCATCATCGGTCGGGAAGGCCGCAATATCCGGGCTATCGAAGCTGCCACTGGCATTGACGTTATCATTGACGATACCCCGGAGGCGGTAATCCTCTCGGGGTTCAACCCGGTCCGTCGGGAAGTAGCCCGTCTGTCTTTAGAACGACTGATTTTTGATGGTCGCATCCATCCTGCCCGCATTGAAGAAATCGTCGAAAAGGTAACCCAGGAGATGGAGGTCAATGTGCGGGAAGCCGGGGAGGAAGCGGCTTTCGACGTCGGGGTGCACGGTCTTCATCCGGAATTGATCAAATTACTGGGTAAATTGAAATATCGCACCAGTTTTGCTCAAAATGTCCTGCAGCATTCCAAGGAGGTGGCCTTTCTGTGCGGCATCATGGCCGCCGAACTGGGAGTTAATGTCAAGCAGGCCAAACGGGCCGGACTGCTGCATGATGTGGGAAAGGCGGTGGATCATGAAATCGAAGGGCCACATGCCCTGATTGGGGCCGAACTGGCGAAACGCTATGGCGAATCTGCCAAGGTGGTGCACGCCATCGCCGCTCACCACGAGGATACCCCTCCCGAAAGTCTGTTGGCTGTCTTGGTGCAGGCCGCCGACACTCTGTCCGGGGCCCGTCCTGGAGCACGGCGGGAAATGTTAGAGTCTTATGTCAAGCGCCTGGAGGACCTGGAGAAGATCGCCCGGTCGTTTAACGGGGTCAGTAAGACTTATGCCATCCAGGCGGGCCGGGAAGTCCGCCTGATCGTCGACAGCGACCAGCTCAGCGATGAGGAGGCGGTCTTGTTGAGCCGCGAAGTGGCCAAAGAAATCGAGAAGAAGCTGACCTATCCCGGCCAGATCAAGGTCACGGTCATCCGCGAGACCCGGGCCGTGGAATATGCCCGTTAA